Genomic segment of Anopheles darlingi chromosome X, idAnoDarlMG_H_01, whole genome shotgun sequence:
CTATCATCAATAAATGCCATGCTTGGTGAAGGTAAGTGTCTCGCGAACCGCATGTACCCTACACTATTCGTTGTACACCGATGTACACTTTTTAACGTCGTACCATAATCTATTTGCTACAGATGAaggcaagcaacagcagcaggctctACTGAAGGCCCAACAACAGCTGATGCTGACCTGCGTGCCGTGTGGCTTCAAAACCGACCACATCTACTACATGATACACCATCTGAAGAAGAATTGCAAGGTGGAGCACAACATCAATCTCCTAGGCCTGCGTAACATCTTTAAACTGACGACTAAAGGTGAGTACCAATCATCTTATTTTAATGACCGATGACAATCATatggatacttttttttttatcgtatTGGGGTATTTTTGTGTCACGGTTAAGATGGGTAATATCGTCCTAAATCCTGTATAAGTCTTTTATATATTGAAAGCACATCGATCAGTCATACATTTGGATGTGTCTGTCGGCGGCAGTGAGGCTCGACGTAGCAACCCATTAATACCTTAGATTAGAAAATGGGTGTGGAGTGTGCTTGCAAAAGGGTTTGAGGCTAATGGGTTGCGCACTAGATTCGTTAATATATGCGCATATAGAAGGTGTATATGACCAAGAATGGTATGGACGGACGATGGCTGGTTTCTTGCTTACTGCGCACATGCCGGTCCGTGATTATGAAGTATCGCTTCcatcttcgctctctctcactctctttctcttctatttctctctctctcttttttttctatatttgtCCCCTCACCCTCGTTAGCTCTAACAATATGTCCCTTCTATGCTAACGAACGAAGATGATGTTTCTGCAGTACGGTGTGCGTTTACttcgaacgagagaaagagacagagacagagagaaagagaagaagaaagagagaatcaTACATCTTTCagctcttctctttctcttctgcttcttagTGCCTTCTCCTTCACAATGCTCCATTCTCGCTGCTTTATGTGGGGAATCGAATATCTGGAATGCGCGCGCCCGATCCATCTCACATTGCGCGCTCGGCGTACGTTTCcataacacacgcacacagaagcgtatacacagacacaccctcCCGAAACCTCTCTCATTCATACGCACCAGAAAACCAGTTATAAAGTGTGcgcacactcacaaacacacctgcACACGACTGCTATCGAACGCACACCGTCTAGCCAGCCAAacaatggctggctggaatgCTATGCgagcgtgcatgcgtgcgtgcgtgcgtgcgtgcgcgggCATTGAGATCGTTTGTTTACGCACAAAAGCGGCCGAGCGGCAGATGGCCCCGGGCTTCGGCTTCCGATCATCCTCCCCTGACCGGCAAAAGCACGGTACTCACGTCGAGGagtgtcgtcgccgtcgagccttcaattgtgtgagaagtgctgtatgggtttttggtggttgctggctgcAATTTATTGATGGAAAGCCAAAAAAATTTTAGCCGTTTTTCAAAGGTTGATTGCTTAACCACCATGAAGTGCTGCACGGATGTTGTACCGAGCGTTGATGGGACTAGAAGGACTAAAATGCCAGCCAGGAGCCTGGCCTGCATGGAGGCACGGCATATCAAGCCGATAATGCGTTCCCCCTGCGGAGTAAGGTGGGGGGAAGCGGGGGTCAACTCCTCCCGTACATCTTGCGCTTGCGACTTTATGTGCGTTCGTGCTACCGATACGTACGCAGCCGTGCTAGGATAGCAATGTATGAAGCAAGAGGAACGCGCAGCAAACGAAGAAGGGTCGTACACAAGCAACGGAGGGTCcatacaggcacacacacacacacacgcacacatcaacGCACAACggtccagcgagcgagcggcgtGTAGTGCTAGAGCGGGTTAGAGGTATCATTAGGAGACTCCCGACCTTCCGACCTCCCGACCTCCGGTACCTACCGTCTGATCGACATATAACACTTCCACACCCCCCGCagcagtaagcagcagcagcagcagcggtagcagcggtgAAGCATACTCGTTGCCCCGCGCGTTCCTTTCAGTGTGCGTTGCGTGCTGCAACGGTCAGGATCTCTGTGTCCGTCTCGAAGAAGCGCGAACGCGAGtggtttgttaattttttttctcttcatatTGCTTGGTACTGTTGCGTGTGGGCATATCGGTGTGGCGTTCGTGCTTCTTGCGCGCGTGTCGTGTGTCCTGTTACGCGGTGTTTGGCTGTGTTTACCCCCGCTAAATGTCCGCTTTCTGCCGATTCGAGACGCAACGCCCGGGATGCGGTACGACATCATCAGTGCGCTATGTACGTACGTATGGGGACCGCGGCTAGTGCCGAATGTGTTCCCAAGCTGTCACTTCCGTTCCGAACGGCCCCCGTTCGTAGAGTTCGATCCGAGCATCCTTGTGATATGATATCCCGTTGGTAGCGAGGCAACACAGAGTTCCTTTCATAAGCGGTTCTagaagaaaaccgaaccggCACGCGAAATGATCGAATGCGTCCAAATACAAATGCGGACGTCTTTCTGGGACACTCCATCAAGGAGAATCACGAAATCATGGGTGATATGGTCCATCAAAAGGGACACTCAcaccagagcagcagccgaagaagAGGGATGAAAAGGAAGGGAGACGAGGGACCCTGGAGGCAGCGTATATAGCCGTGTTATGCTCTCAGAGCGGAGGGTGCTTATTGGTGTGTTTGcagggtgttttttttttgttaattctatttctcccttttttcattttctcacaTCATCTCACATTCGTTTAGGCAAATATGTATTATTTATACACGAAAGGGAGAGATTCCCTGCGCACTGCGCCCGTGGAATTGTGAAAGAAGGGGAAGGCGGGAAATTAGGAGCCCTCCTCCGACACTACCGCAGCGCGTGCGAATCCCGCTGCCATtcattttattcgttttttttctctttttccttatTCTTTCGTGtacgtgatttttttttttcgtgtgtgttACGTGTATGTGAATTATGCTCTCGCCCTCGCGAGTGTGGACATCGCGTCCACAACACACCATGCGGTTGTGAGGGAAAAGATAGGGATAGGGATATGAGGGATTGAGAGGTGGAGCGCGGCGGTATATAGATATGAGAATTGCTGGCGCGTGGTTTTGCAAATCGCACTTTTTCGCGAAACAGCGAACAAACGCTGAAAAAAAGGGTATTGCTTGTTCAGCAAGTTTGCCTGTTACTTTGCACCGAACCAGGCAATTAGTTCTGCTGTACCTTCACCGCACTGTAAACTTGTTGTTCTCGATAGGCATCGGTTAAAAATCAGAAAAATCGGCTTCTaaatttctctctttctttcgttctttctctctctccgtctcgcTCCGATATCGGTGTATCATCTAACCGCAGGTTCCGACGCTCAGGATGCAATGGATGCGGCCGACAATGGCGGACTGTGCAGCATCCTAcaagagaagaagatgtggaACGGCGAGAACGCTGGCAACAATCGGCTGTTGGCGAGCAGTTGCAAGGACCGCTGTCTCGTGTGCAGCGTGTGCAACAAGTTCTCATCGAAGAAGATGAACCTGATGCAGCATCTGTTGTCAAACCACAACGTGGGGAACGAGCTGCTCGGTTGCGCGGAGCTGTCCGGAGCGCACACCTCCCCACCGCCGCAGAAGAAACCGTTCGACTATCTGCGCACGCTGATGGAGGCCCGCTCCGCCCAGAACCTGCGCCTCATCGAGAAGGTCACGTTTATGAGCGATTCGTTCGCGCTGAAGGAGAACTGCAACGATCTGAAACATGGCAATCTGGCAGAAATGATGGAGCAGTACgcggccaaacagcagcagcagcaggagctgtCGGGCGACAGTGGACGCTCGGGTGCACCGGAGCAGCCGGCTGCAATCGTGGCGTCCGCCCGCCAACCGCTCCAGCTGGCACCGTCCTGTCCGCTATGCTCCGAAACCCTGCTCGATCAGGCGAGCGTGGAGGCGCACGTGCTACGCGTGCACAACATACAGATGGATGGTCTCAATCGATTGCTGAAGCTGGTTGATACCTCGCAATTTTTGAAAACATCAAATACCACTCACTCCAAACAACcgttcagcaacagcagcagtccgatTGACAAGCATCCAtcatcgctgtcgtcgtcatcgccgcaCTCACCAGCCGGCTCGGTCGGCGGTAAGGAGGGCTCGGTTTCACCGGGTGtgcccggcaccggcaccggcggtggcaacagcagcagtagcagcatccggTGCGCCTTCTGCAAAGCCTCATTCGAGACGATGGTCGACCTGAAGATACACTGCAACGAGAGTAACCATTTCAAGCGGAGCGCCGACTCGGACGATCTCATGTGCTTCCTGCACGAGTGCAAGGACTCGTTCGACAGTCTGTCCGAGCTAAACCAACACTTCAAGGCGACGCACCTGAACTTCCTCATCTCGGAGCACCACACGTACAAGTACCGGTGCAAGCAGTGCCCATTCGCGTTCAAGACGCACGAAAAACTCAGCCGCCACTTGTTCTATCACTCGCTGCGCGAGTCGACCAAATGCTTCTATTGCGAGCAGCACTTCAAGAACATCAACTCGCTGACGGCGCACATTGCCGAGAGGCACCCGCAGGAGGCGGTACAGAAGTCGTCCCcttctgctggtggcggtcAATCTCCGGATACTTCCATTCTTTTCTTCAAGGATCTAAAACGCAAGATGCTGcagaatcagcagcagcagcagcagcagcagcaacagcaacaccagcaacaacagcaacaacagcaacagcagcaacaacaacggaacgggTTGAGTCCACGGTCAgaccggtcggttggccgcGAAACGCGTGacagcgtcgacgacgataGGCTGAGCGAGAAATCGATGAGCTCgaaaagcagcagcttctaCTACGACAAGAGCTTGGACGGGAGCGGTGCATCGGCGGACGCACTACGCTACACCTGCGCTGACTGTCAGTTTACGTTCACCGATGCGGTCACGCTGGAGCGGCACATGACCACTGCTTGCCATATGCCACGCGAGGGCAAAGTTTCACCGGACTCGGTTGCCGCGTCACTGATGTCTTCGCtggcgaagcagcagcaacagcagcaacttgcATCGTCGGCATTATCGCCCtcaccgtcgtcctcgtcactAGCGGCTGCCTCTGCCGCCTCTTCGCCCTCCATTTTCTACGACATCAAATCGGAGAAGTTCACCAATCCGAACCGCCCGTTCAAGTGCACGATCTGCATGGAGAGCTTCACCCAGAAGAACATCCTGCTGGTGCACTACAACAGCGTCTCGCACCTGAACAAGCTGAAGAAGCTAAAGGCGGAGAAGGGTTTCGCGCAGATGTTTACGGGCGCACTGTTGAATGCAGATCTCAGCGGTGGTACCGGCGATCTGGCACTGGAACGAGGCAAAAACTCACCATCGCCAACGGTGCCGTTCAGCGATAAGGCGGCCACACCCTTCTCGATGCCAATGTTTGTCGATGGTACGggttgtggtggcggtggcggcgaaaaGCGCAAAGATATAGCCGACGAGAAGGAGTCGGCACGCAAGAAGTTTAAGTGCGATATCTGCAACGTTGCGTACACGCAAGGCAGCACACTGGATATCCACATGCGAAGCGTACTGCATCAGACACGCGCCTGTCGGCTGCAGGAGCGCAATTTGTTCGCCTCACAACCGAATGCGCTGGGTCTCGGGACACAATCACCCCAGCAGCAATCGGGTGTGGAAGGCAAGAAGAAGGCCACCCTGGGCGAAGGATTCCCACTGATCCATCCAATCCCGGAAGCGCACGATCTGCAGTCACCGAACATGCTGGATGAGGTGTCACTTCGCAAACTAAAATCACcttccgagcagcagcagcaccagcagcagcagcagcagctacagcaacagcaagcagccCAACTGTCGGCGATGGGAGGTGCTGCACTGCCGTTATTCTGCGGAGGAGTCCCTGGCGATAAGCCAGAAATAATGATATGTGACTGCTGCTATCAGGCGTTCCCGGGCAAGATGATGCTTGAGGCCCATCTCGAGCTGAACCCGGAGTGTCTGTCGCACAAGAAAAAGCTGCTGGAGGCGGCGGTTGGCTTGCAGGAGATTGCTGGGGCCGTCCCATTCCCCgatggtgccgctgctgcactgcagcatcagcatcagcaacaccagcagcaacaacagcagcagcagcaacaggcgcTAAACGATTTGATGAAGGTGAAtgcgctggctggtgctggtggtgggttcgACTTGAGTGCCACCGATGCGCTGCTCGGTGCGAAATCACTGGTGCCCCTCGATCCGACTGTCAACCTGATGGATCCAAACTTCCTGAAGAATGCTTCCCTGCTGCAGTTCGCGGCTTCCGATCCGAACAACAAACTCAACCCGAATGCACTGAATGTGCTCAACTTTATGCACTTCCACCATCTGATGTCGCTCAGCTATCTCAATCTGGCGCCCCAGCTGAACTTTGGTGGGGTGCCACCGAAGGTGGGTGAGAAACCGGACGGATCCCCGGTGGGGTCGGTCGGCGAGAGCGGAAAGGTGGGTAAGCATGCGGCATCGTCGGTGGTGATGCCACCGGTCGTCGGTCTCAACGGTAAACCGCTCGACCTAAATCTCTTGCCGCACGGAGCGCACGGTCTCGATCCGAAGCAGCTGGTACCGCACCCATCGcaggcccagcagcagcagcagcagcagcaacagcagcaacaacaacagcagcaaccttgCACACAGAAGCGCGCTCGGACTCGCATTACCGACGAGCAACTGCGAATTCTTCGCTCGCACTTCGACATCAACAACTCGCCGAGCGAAGAAAGCATCCAGGAGATGTCCATCAAGGCGAACCTACCGCAGAAGGTGGTAAAGCACTGGTTCCGCAACACGCTGTTTAAGGAGCGCCAGCGCAACAAGGACAGTCCGTACAACTTCAGCATTCCGCCATCGACGAAACTAAACGTCGAGGAGTACGAGCGTACCGGCGAAGCGAAGGTGACGGATCTGGACACGTCGTTCAAGTCAGCCGATACCTCGCAAGACAACTCTTCCTCGCAAAACTCGAACGACATGAGCAAGGCGCTGAACGAGGCAATGAAGCAGAACCTTTCTAAATCGCTGCTGGAATCGCTCAGCAAGCACCACCAGTCGACCACCGGCCAGGATTTGGTTGGGGCCGCATTCCAGCTGAACAAAAGCCTCTTCCCGGACAGCTTCGTCGGAGCCGACTTCGGTGCACAGGACGCAGTCAGTTCGGTGTCGGACTACTTCCAGCGAGCAGCTGCCGATGCGGCTGCACTTGGCGTTGCTGTtagtgttgctggtggtggcggtgttgctATCGGTGGTACTAGTGGTTCTGTTGGAGGCAGCGTCAGCAGTAGTGGCGGCGTTAGTGCTATGCTGTCGGGTGGTACCGGTGCAGGCTCGCTCGGTGTAGGCATCGGGGGCAGTGGCACAAATGGGGGCTGTGtcagtggtggcagtggctcTGTAGCTGTCAGTCTCAGTGGTAcgggaacgaagaagaagacgaaaatcAAATCGGAATCATCGAACGACAGTCCCACGCCGGCCGATTTGCAGCTGGATTCCTCGAACTCAAACCCGATGCCAATGCGTCCGCCGAGTGCCATCTCGTTGAAAAAGCACATGGCCTCGACGCCCACATTGGCAGCCAGCGGTACTggaactggtgctggtggtaatgCCGGTACAGCCGGGCCTCTTGCGGCAGAGGATATGAAAATTCCCAGCCCAATCGACAGCCCCGTCATCTCGCCACCCAACTCGCTGTCGATGCACTCGATGCCACCGCAAACGCAGCCCATCACTTGTTCGAATGGTAAGCGCGCCAATCGGACGCGCTTCACCGACTATCAGATTAAGGTGTTGCAGGAGTTCTTTGAGAACAACTCCTATCCCAAGGACAGTGATCTCGAGTACCTCAGcaagctgctgatgctctcGCCGAGAGTGATCGTCGTATGGTTCCAGGTGAGCATTATTTCTGCATCTTTTTTCATCGGCAGCGggagctctctttctccttcatttACTtacctctcttttttttcgcttcgtttcgaacAGAACGCTCGCCAAAAGCAGCGCAAAATCTAcgaaaaccaaccgaacccaTCGTTCGAGACTGATGAAAAGAAGGCCATAAACATCAACTACACGTGCAAGAAGTGCAACCTCGTATTCCAGCGCTACTACGAGCTGATTCGGCACCAGAAGAACCACTGCTTCAAGGAGGAGAGCAACAAACGGTCGGCAAAGGCGCAACTGGCCGCGGCCCAGATCGCGCACTCGTTTACCAGCGGCAGCGAGGACTCGGACTCCAGCCTGGATGTCAGTCGACGCGAGTTCCAGCCGCGGGAAAACGACTGCCCCTTCTAGGAACCGTGGAGCGGGTGGCAAACACCGGCTAGCAGTATGCAGCACTGAGCTGCTCCCATGCGCTTCCCGTTTCTGCCCACGCCAAACGTCCCAGTTTATCATTCGTTTGCTTcttgccttgttttttttttcctgattTCCCTTCTTCGTTTGCCGTACGCTACGTACGTACGCGTATCATTTccaatgttttcgtttttcgtgtCGATCAATCGTGGGCAGCTGCGCCATACCTTTCAACGATTagtttcctcgtttttttttgtggccgtAAAAGATTTATCAACGTTAAAGTTATCCAGCGCAGGTTTCGAAGATTTCGCTGAGTTAGTATCAAATTGCCTGGTCGCATACCCACATATATAGTTTATAAACACACATGATAAACGCCTAATTGCTATCATTTATAACTCTTTATTACAACATTCCAGTTTTACAAACTAACGATCAGTTTAAAATTATTGTCCTTTTTATTATTGtccttaaaaaagaaaatgcgatTGTTTATCCATGAAAACACAGTGAGAAGTAGtcgttatttttgttttttttacaaaaacattttaataccTAGTGATATACATTGATGAATCTTTTTGCctattttttatttgtatACTTTTACGCGTATCAAGAGATGGTCGATAACTACAGTTATTAAAGCAAagaaaatattacaaaaaaagaaggtgaagaaggagaagatggagaCGAAGAAAGACAGTGAGTCGAAAATCCCCGCATCAAATGTAATGTGAAAGTTCctaaaacaaaagaatacaGAATATAAGAACTTAgttagaaaaaaaggaaactaaaaaAACCAAAGCGCTCCTTGGTGTTtgtctttctgtttctttatATAATCCGAAACTGTAGCTATCCTGTTTGAATACTAttattccgtttccgttcttttttgtgtaattagtgtttctgtgttcaaaataattaatcaaaatggaataagaaaaacaaaaccgttaaAATCGCGTATTCAAAAAtcgcacctctctctctcacaaaTTCGCAGTAaagtttttttctccctctaaAATTTTCCTCAACTATTCTTCTTTCCCTCTCGTTCTCGCGcaaaagagtgaaagagaaaaaaagcgtTCGCCCTCTGGCGCCCTCTACAGGCCAATTCGCGCAGTTCCATTATCTCACGAGTGAGAGAGGCGCTATGTGAACGCCCGTTGGAGCTGACAGCCGCTGTCAGCAGAGCGCGAAActgtacgtgtatgtgtgtgtttcttgttaatttaattgttttgtcaGCCGAAGGGTCGGCGCTTTTTGAATTCTGTTCGTCCTTTCCCGGGATTCTCGCAGGAAAATTCCCATTCAAGTGCAAGCGCGTGTTTTGGTTGGAATTTGGTTTGTGGACCCGTACCAGAGCGGCATGAGCACGTCCTGACCGGGATAGCCATGGGTGCAAAGTTCAATCTAGGCCGTAACCACTACCTGCTGCTCGGGTTCGTCTGCGGGTTCCTGTTTAGCTACTACTCGCCCCAGGACTACACCGAGATAGTGACGGAATGCCCGGAGGTGACCGAGCATACGAACAAGCTGAACGGCCTCGACGGCCACGGATCCGAGTTCGAGCCGCAGCTCAATCTCGAGCAGAAACCGATGATCGCGAAGAAGGTGGTGAAGAACATCGTGCGACCCCGCTACTATTACACCGAGCTGGGCATCCGGGAGAAGCTGTTTCTGGGcgtgctgacgacgacggagaacATCGATAGCCTGGCGACCGCGATCAACCGTACTGCGGCTCATCTCGTCAACAAGATCAAGTTCTTCATCCACGCCGAGAGCATGAAGTCCAACTTTCAACTGAAAAACATCGTCGGTTTCACGGACACTCGCGAGAACCTACGCCCGTTCCACATGCTCAAGTTCCTGGCCGACAACTACCTGGACGAGTACGACTACTTTCTGCTCGTGACCGATACGACGTACGTGAATGCGCGCACGCTGCGCAGCCAGCTCGAGCATTTGAGCGTTACGATGGACGTGTATATGGGACGGCCACTGGCGGGGGCGAACGGACCGGAGGAGGGGGGCCCCGGCACTGGCGACGAATCgcccagcagtagcagtggcagcagcaccggtaccggtaccggcaccggcaccagcgggTACTGCGATCTGAACGCCGGCATCATCCTAAGCAGTGGCGTGATCCGGAAGGTGCGCGCCAACCTGGACTGGTGCGTGCGGAACGCGCTCGGTGACGATCACAGCCACAACATCGGCAAGTGCGTGAAGTACTCGGCCAAGCTCGACGGTTGCCACGATCGCTGGCAGGGCATCGCGGTGAGCAGCTACCGGTTGAGCAGCTTCAAGATCTACCGTGACTTCCACCTGATCGCGAAGGAACCCGCGTTTAACGGTGCATCGACCGTGTTTCCCGTGACGGTGGCCGACGATTTCTACCTGCTGCACGCGTACTTCTCCCGCGTGCACCTCGAGACTAACAACGAACGGAAGCGACAGCTGCAGGAGGAAGCACTCCAGATAGCGGGCGGAGCGCTGCCGAATGACGTGCTCGAGGTACGGTGGCCACTCGGCGTACCACGAACGAGCCCCCCCGAGTCACGCCACGACATCATCAAGTGGACCACGCTCAACCTGACGCACATCTTCATGCGCAACACGGAGGAGAACGTACGCCGGCTATCGGCAGTCGACGAGCAGGACATCCGGAACGTCCTGAACAAAACGGTCACGGAGGCCACCCGCAACCAGCCCGACGCCGAGTACCGCGGGCTGCACTCGGCGTACAAACGGTTCGATGCGGTGCGCGGCATGGAGTACCGGTTGCTGCTCAACTTCTACGATCGCAAGCGGAAGCGCATGCGGACGCGCAGCTTCGAGGTGATCAAACCGATCAGCCTGATCGAGATTGTCCCGTCGCCGTACGTGACCGAGAGCACACGGGTCGCTATTCTGCTGCCCGTGCTCGAGCACCAGGTACAGGAGACGGAGCAGTTTCTCGAGAGCTACGAGCGGACGTGCATGGACAGCCAGGACAACACGTTTCTCATGCTGATCTTCTTCTACCGGGCGGACACACCGAGCAAGGGCGACGAGGACGTGTTTCTGCCGCTCAAGAACATCGCGCTGGCGGTAACGGAGAAGCACAAGCAGGATGGGTCCCGTGTGGCATGGGTTTCGATTCGGTTACCGCCGGAGCTGAGCGGCAAGTTTGATGACAACCACCGCTACTACAGCTCGATGTACGGGCAGCACGGTCGGCTGGCGTTCGCCGCCGTCGACCTGGC
This window contains:
- the LOC125949107 gene encoding zinc finger homeobox protein 3 isoform X1 encodes the protein MTSRKNKKFSAKIQFYLKHRESRILKLCNDTIGPVPNDSLSKAIFRLLSKPVDNKGIIQLFVDKGQKCSATPATSSSSSSGGCSSNSSSSSSSNNTVRAALPEYQKDVERFHGRIICNDNTCIIDPVTSPKSDNNSNPRTHSFRIVSFSKEHESGRGSSSSGSAINTSTTDVADAFAATDDESHDLDGTRRTEHVEQAQNLITRSPSSPAASPAGSTGITGAAAGAAGSGIVGSGSTHKAILMCFSCKLSFGTCRSFIAHAKIEHSLSLNDYERMLLEKNYSSAIIQTNTEKQFFFLVPFEEKSSANSNSRKQQEGDERYKLSTSNNGNGGSSSSSNSSSSNNSTSTTSNSNNNSGNNNVTVASTITTLSGATASTNVNGNHFNSNSSNTGSNSNSSTGNGNNPNNGLLGLMAQQQQQQQQQQQQQQQQQQQQQQQQQQQQQQQLQQQQVHHHQQQHQLQQHHLQQSSQHLADAFAQGFDATAGFPKLVAANNSLLYEMDNKFQQSWKLAAEKYSNAMNEGAAVAAAAAAAAAAAATVATGGDGNDKKGNAAAAAAAAASGKLLTDFLNQQKMLSTVGENLYGKQNKFLELISSAADMKLNPLAAAAAAAAAAAASASSNSKGIPPGLDISASSDFHMKKYNPVDLYKQLLANNFRPEAMDVGEELKSDHQISVKKLEPEPSANFRNSNFSPNISTRNSCKTLKCPQCNWHYKYQETLEIHMREKHPDGETACSYCLAGQAHPRLARGESYTCGYKPYRCDICNYSTTTKGNLSIHMQSDKHLNNMQDLNGMMNKGNQGFLNLATLQANDPKVVGSSRNQYMAAAAAAAASATPISSMASKLSGGAGGGGSGSGSGGSCAGGVGQSKGDGGGYESGGRSKSFFKCDICNYDTNIARNLRIHMTSEKHISNLNSFQSSFNQLKSLQNSLAQQSDNLDYLSAINLNTLKEDSPMARVDEYTAAAAAAAAVAAAAAANSGGAGSNNTLKPLSLPSSPFGSGNPLDTSTSEGLFLNQPSPFSGVSEPGTDRDYQQQQQQQHQHQSHQQHQQQQQLDEDKNPLHFDPPIRLSLDPLTYYSCLICGDFETNNLEELKRHVLKDRTNNAMDTILFTGGAQECLLCAQKMGDRVELERHVKTETHQRRLDLTVHLLEGRERSVAKLRAFVGKELFKKLQLIFPLAEESKFAYDEMPSVSEISRSPLMLLLEPKTELIERDFTGTNGIDADQVGPSCPDSVQIKCNCCNFYTTSLEKLSLHSLSEKHIFRRICFDYLLLISSEKNASAGALELSSINAMLGEDEGKQQQQALLKAQQQLMLTCVPCGFKTDHIYYMIHHLKKNCKVEHNINLLGLRNIFKLTTKGSDAQDAMDAADNGGLCSILQEKKMWNGENAGNNRLLASSCKDRCLVCSVCNKFSSKKMNLMQHLLSNHNVGNELLGCAELSGAHTSPPPQKKPFDYLRTLMEARSAQNLRLIEKVTFMSDSFALKENCNDLKHGNLAEMMEQYAAKQQQQQELSGDSGRSGAPEQPAAIVASARQPLQLAPSCPLCSETLLDQASVEAHVLRVHNIQMDGLNRLLKLVDTSQFLKTSNTTHSKQPFSNSSSPIDKHPSSLSSSSPHSPAGSVGGKEGSVSPGVPGTGTGGGNSSSSSIRCAFCKASFETMVDLKIHCNESNHFKRSADSDDLMCFLHECKDSFDSLSELNQHFKATHLNFLISEHHTYKYRCKQCPFAFKTHEKLSRHLFYHSLRESTKCFYCEQHFKNINSLTAHIAERHPQEAVQKSSPSAGGGQSPDTSILFFKDLKRKMLQNQQQQQQQQQQQHQQQQQQQQQQQQQRNGLSPRSDRSVGRETRDSVDDDRLSEKSMSSKSSSFYYDKSLDGSGASADALRYTCADCQFTFTDAVTLERHMTTACHMPREGKVSPDSVAASLMSSLAKQQQQQQLASSALSPSPSSSSLAAASAASSPSIFYDIKSEKFTNPNRPFKCTICMESFTQKNILLVHYNSVSHLNKLKKLKAEKGFAQMFTGALLNADLSGGTGDLALERGKNSPSPTVPFSDKAATPFSMPMFVDGTGCGGGGGEKRKDIADEKESARKKFKCDICNVAYTQGSTLDIHMRSVLHQTRACRLQERNLFASQPNALGLGTQSPQQQSGVEGKKKATLGEGFPLIHPIPEAHDLQSPNMLDEVSLRKLKSPSEQQQHQQQQQQLQQQQAAQLSAMGGAALPLFCGGVPGDKPEIMICDCCYQAFPGKMMLEAHLELNPECLSHKKKLLEAAVGLQEIAGAVPFPDGAAAALQHQHQQHQQQQQQQQQQALNDLMKVNALAGAGGGFDLSATDALLGAKSLVPLDPTVNLMDPNFLKNASLLQFAASDPNNKLNPNALNVLNFMHFHHLMSLSYLNLAPQLNFGGVPPKVGEKPDGSPVGSVGESGKVGKHAASSVVMPPVVGLNGKPLDLNLLPHGAHGLDPKQLVPHPSQAQQQQQQQQQQQQQQQQPCTQKRARTRITDEQLRILRSHFDINNSPSEESIQEMSIKANLPQKVVKHWFRNTLFKERQRNKDSPYNFSIPPSTKLNVEEYERTGEAKVTDLDTSFKSADTSQDNSSSQNSNDMSKALNEAMKQNLSKSLLESLSKHHQSTTGQDLVGAAFQLNKSLFPDSFVGADFGAQDAVSSVSDYFQRAAADAAALGVAVSVAGGGGVAIGGTSGSVGGSVSSSGGVSAMLSGGTGAGSLGVGIGGSGTNGGCVSGGSGSVAVSLSGTGTKKKTKIKSESSNDSPTPADLQLDSSNSNPMPMRPPSAISLKKHMASTPTLAASGTGTGAGGNAGTAGPLAAEDMKIPSPIDSPVISPPNSLSMHSMPPQTQPITCSNGKRANRTRFTDYQIKVLQEFFENNSYPKDSDLEYLSKLLMLSPRVIVVWFQNARQKQRKIYENQPNPSFETDEKKAININYTCKKCNLVFQRYYELIRHQKNHCFKEESNKRSAKAQLAAAQIAHSFTSGSEDSDSSLDVSRREFQPRENDCPF